One part of the Aliivibrio fischeri ATCC 7744 = JCM 18803 = DSM 507 genome encodes these proteins:
- a CDS encoding mechanosensitive ion channel family protein: MLRIFIFFITLGFGSLAFAEETQSIDNLQQFASLIRWSGVAFSFVIVFVAWLLLRFTQSIVDGISSQFAQRRMLMQKLQSFFQFFIYMSTGMAVFMLSFRVDERVLALIGGTIAVSVGFALKDLTASFIAGLTVMIDRPFQVGDRVTFEGNYGDIIAIGLRSVRMQTLNDDIITIPNNKFLNEVAVSGNYGALDMQVVIPFYIGMDQDINTARDIIQEAASSSRYIHLPKPVVVLVKQTITDNYLAIQLTCKAYVVDIKFEKLFETDITLRVMQEFRKSDIFPPAIAVQNK, translated from the coding sequence ATGCTTCGTATTTTTATATTTTTTATAACGCTCGGATTTGGTTCGCTTGCATTTGCAGAAGAAACACAATCCATCGACAACTTACAGCAGTTCGCCAGTCTAATTCGTTGGAGCGGTGTTGCTTTCTCATTTGTTATTGTCTTTGTTGCTTGGTTACTGTTGCGCTTTACCCAATCCATTGTAGATGGAATAAGTAGTCAATTTGCTCAACGTCGAATGTTGATGCAAAAACTGCAATCTTTCTTTCAATTCTTCATTTATATGTCAACGGGTATGGCTGTTTTCATGCTTAGCTTCCGCGTTGATGAGCGAGTATTAGCACTGATTGGTGGTACGATTGCTGTCTCTGTTGGTTTTGCACTGAAAGACTTAACGGCATCATTCATCGCTGGGTTAACGGTAATGATTGATCGCCCTTTCCAAGTAGGTGATCGTGTAACATTTGAAGGAAATTATGGGGATATTATCGCTATCGGTTTACGCTCTGTTCGAATGCAAACTCTAAACGATGACATTATTACTATCCCTAACAACAAATTCTTAAATGAAGTTGCCGTAAGTGGTAACTATGGTGCGTTAGATATGCAAGTTGTCATTCCATTTTATATTGGTATGGACCAAGACATTAATACCGCAAGAGATATTATTCAAGAAGCAGCATCTTCTAGTCGTTATATCCACTTACCTAAGCCTGTGGTTGTGTTAGTGAAACAAACCATTACAGATAATTATTTAGCCATTCAATTAACTTGTAAGGCTTATGTGGTAGACATTAAGTTTGAAAAGCTGTTCGAAACGGATATCACCTTACGTGTTATGCAAGAATTCAGAAAATCAGACATATTCCCACCAGCCATTGCCGTTCAAAACAAATAG
- a CDS encoding Bax inhibitor-1/YccA family protein: MNNQMFSQTHTQESALQTNKVLRNTYFLLSMTLLWSAVVAGVSMAMNLPRPGIIIMLVGFYGLLFLTEKNRNNNMGLVFTFLFTGFLGYTIGPILNMYIGAGMGDVILTALGGTALSFMAASAYALTTKRDLSFLNGVLLAGFVVLLIGMVANIFLQMPLLHLAMSGMFILFSTGAILLTTQSIIRGGETNYISATITLYVSIYNIFISLLSILGIMRDD; this comes from the coding sequence ATGAATAATCAAATGTTCAGCCAAACTCATACACAAGAGTCGGCTCTACAAACTAACAAAGTATTACGTAATACTTATTTCTTATTATCAATGACACTACTTTGGTCTGCGGTAGTTGCTGGTGTTTCAATGGCAATGAACCTACCTCGTCCGGGTATCATCATCATGCTTGTTGGCTTCTACGGTCTACTTTTCTTAACGGAAAAAAACCGTAACAACAACATGGGTCTTGTATTTACGTTCTTATTTACAGGCTTCCTAGGCTACACCATTGGTCCAATCCTTAACATGTACATTGGTGCAGGTATGGGTGATGTGATCTTAACTGCACTTGGTGGTACTGCGCTTTCTTTCATGGCAGCATCTGCTTATGCACTAACAACCAAGCGTGACCTATCATTCCTTAACGGTGTGTTATTGGCTGGTTTTGTTGTTCTATTAATTGGTATGGTAGCGAACATCTTCCTACAAATGCCTTTATTACACCTAGCTATGAGCGGTATGTTTATCCTGTTCTCAACGGGTGCAATCTTGCTAACAACACAATCAATCATTCGTGGCGGTGAAACAAACTACATCTCAGCAACGATTACGCTGTATGTTTCTATCTACAATATCTTCATCAGCCTACTAAGCATTCTTGGTATCATGCGTGATGATTAA
- a CDS encoding integrase, which yields MLRLIEKIFDEKLSFESLGSQELEQLIQESIASNDYRALQKLTNIYTGVYEYNDRKPWWLLSDFDDDVWLIDFTSDEQKTRKKFDTKTKELNWSAVYLDDGERLTAIKHKKLLNSFKYWIVAIDNPLENGGKLIAVRTAYGRFNTVIHLVNAILLHSKSLKLAKFQLVNVNDDFWLNILIQIAIQGSFSGIYRPDINLEKLLNKESLNITSEQAEQFKKKYPYLSKSLASDEIKLSLNDKAKACAWLYEQGYYRLEGGSPRLQGNSSILASLLFNGTILSTDFVLPAYPELSLKGHLLTTEYAAIANKNTSSELTQKVISDYINAIRFIYTNFERNNACSPNILGQHITAVSVSQNELVKLKKAGRTRTLSPEFVFNLIRQCYEFTKEHLPKDDVTNSNETSLLSEILQSVTKGASKSVAKRKNRSKSAKKVKEFTEVLRDNLPTTERKDWFHSEAMNFLSSDYLAKGIKQIHVFDINILDRHKRIRANESLFDLFDILQGSIQILVGVIMARRQDELIKLKAHGNLSPNINPFTDKGSTSNYSLKFNIKKTGIGGNKGRNETAKRPIPRSIAKLIWQLEQFNIEVIRRKLNNGPLSLFNCLTSRTCRFSSLNYRSFNNHLNAVCDYFETPLVQYDTGEYRRNYVRQHQLRRFFAMVFFWSKRFKGMESLRWMLAHSDIEHLYHYISESESGVVLTGVKATTITRSIIDPSSELHNTIEIEELRKVIARRVLGNEAKAVELSTLSDASEYYKDESYKTIPHISQIQKEQAIENEIIDMLEVGSITLEPEFFTITEANGDEVRTFNLILKIKDLD from the coding sequence ATGTTAAGACTTATCGAGAAAATTTTTGATGAAAAGCTGAGTTTTGAAAGCTTGGGTTCGCAAGAGTTAGAGCAACTGATTCAAGAGTCAATTGCCAGCAATGATTATCGTGCATTACAAAAACTAACCAATATATACACAGGAGTTTATGAATACAATGACCGTAAACCTTGGTGGTTACTTTCTGATTTTGATGATGATGTATGGTTAATTGACTTTACCAGTGATGAACAAAAAACAAGGAAAAAATTTGATACTAAAACAAAGGAGTTAAATTGGAGTGCTGTTTATCTTGACGATGGCGAGCGACTAACAGCCATCAAGCACAAAAAACTATTAAATAGTTTCAAATATTGGATAGTCGCTATCGATAATCCGTTAGAAAATGGCGGAAAATTAATTGCCGTAAGAACCGCATATGGAAGGTTTAATACTGTCATTCACTTAGTTAACGCAATATTACTACACTCTAAATCATTAAAGCTTGCAAAGTTTCAATTAGTCAATGTAAACGATGATTTTTGGCTGAATATCCTTATACAAATAGCCATCCAAGGAAGTTTTTCAGGAATTTATAGACCTGATATTAATCTCGAGAAACTTTTAAACAAAGAAAGCTTAAACATTACAAGTGAGCAAGCGGAACAATTCAAAAAAAAATACCCATATTTATCTAAGAGCCTAGCTAGTGATGAAATAAAGCTATCATTAAATGATAAAGCCAAAGCTTGTGCGTGGCTCTATGAGCAAGGTTACTACAGGCTCGAGGGTGGGTCTCCTAGACTTCAAGGAAATTCCTCTATTTTGGCTTCATTACTATTCAATGGCACCATCCTATCAACCGATTTTGTACTTCCTGCATACCCTGAGTTGAGCTTAAAAGGTCATTTACTCACGACAGAATACGCTGCTATAGCAAATAAAAATACAAGTTCTGAGCTAACTCAGAAAGTAATTTCAGACTACATAAATGCTATTCGCTTTATTTATACCAACTTTGAACGAAATAATGCCTGCTCTCCCAATATTCTCGGTCAACACATAACCGCAGTCAGTGTGAGTCAAAATGAACTTGTTAAGCTGAAAAAGGCAGGAAGGACACGCACACTTTCTCCTGAGTTTGTTTTTAATTTAATTCGCCAATGTTACGAGTTTACCAAAGAACATTTACCCAAAGATGACGTAACTAATTCAAATGAAACATCTCTACTCAGTGAGATTTTACAAAGCGTAACGAAGGGGGCATCGAAGTCGGTAGCAAAACGTAAAAACCGGTCTAAATCGGCTAAAAAAGTGAAGGAATTTACCGAAGTTCTACGAGATAACTTACCAACAACGGAACGTAAAGATTGGTTCCATAGTGAAGCAATGAATTTTTTGAGCAGTGATTACCTTGCTAAGGGCATTAAGCAAATTCACGTATTTGATATAAATATTCTAGATCGGCACAAAAGAATCAGGGCTAACGAGAGTCTGTTCGATCTATTTGATATTCTGCAAGGCTCTATTCAAATCCTTGTGGGTGTAATTATGGCAAGGAGACAAGATGAACTCATAAAACTTAAAGCTCATGGTAACTTGTCACCCAATATCAATCCATTCACCGATAAAGGATCAACATCCAACTACAGCTTAAAGTTCAATATTAAAAAGACAGGGATTGGTGGAAACAAAGGAAGAAATGAAACAGCAAAGAGACCAATACCACGGTCTATCGCAAAACTGATTTGGCAACTAGAGCAGTTCAACATTGAAGTCATTCGACGAAAATTAAACAACGGTCCCCTATCTCTATTTAATTGTTTAACTTCGAGGACTTGTAGGTTCAGTAGTTTGAACTACCGAAGCTTTAATAACCACCTTAATGCTGTATGTGACTACTTTGAAACACCTTTGGTGCAATATGACACAGGTGAATATCGCCGTAACTATGTACGCCAACATCAACTTAGACGATTTTTTGCAATGGTTTTTTTCTGGTCTAAGCGCTTTAAAGGAATGGAGTCTTTACGTTGGATGCTCGCTCATTCAGACATAGAGCACTTATATCACTATATTTCAGAATCAGAGTCAGGTGTAGTTCTTACAGGTGTTAAAGCCACAACCATAACTCGCAGCATAATTGACCCTTCATCCGAACTTCACAATACCATCGAAATTGAAGAATTGCGTAAAGTCATTGCAAGGCGTGTGTTAGGCAACGAAGCTAAAGCTGTAGAGCTCAGTACTTTGAGTGATGCCAGTGAATACTATAAGGATGAATCCTATAAAACCATACCGCATATCAGTCAAATACAGAAAGAACAAGCCATCGAAAATGAAATCATAGATATGCTTGAAGTAGGTTCGATCACATTAGAGCCAGAGTTTTTTACGATTACTGAAGCTAATGGTGACGAAGTACGAACATTTAACTTAATACTAAAAATAAAAGACCTTGATTAG
- a CDS encoding GNAT family N-acetyltransferase, translating into MAPVIRRAKETDLYCLNSLMYKLHDEHHQQCPGLFKTASEIEEEKSIARYLDDPECMVYVAEMNDTIIGFVTGHFCELISTVSKPVMMATIDELYIEKEYRREGVAEQLMMRIEQELKDYGVKEIFVEVWDFNKGALEFYNKQGLHDHIHYLRKPLNR; encoded by the coding sequence ATGGCTCCAGTTATCCGTCGAGCAAAAGAGACCGATCTCTATTGTTTAAATTCACTGATGTATAAATTGCACGATGAACATCACCAACAATGTCCAGGTTTATTCAAAACTGCTTCTGAAATCGAAGAAGAGAAAAGTATTGCTCGATATCTAGATGATCCAGAATGTATGGTGTATGTGGCGGAAATGAATGACACCATTATTGGATTTGTTACTGGTCATTTTTGCGAATTAATTTCAACGGTGAGTAAACCAGTAATGATGGCAACCATAGATGAATTATATATTGAAAAAGAATATCGACGCGAAGGTGTTGCTGAGCAATTAATGATGCGAATAGAACAAGAATTAAAAGATTATGGTGTAAAAGAAATTTTTGTCGAAGTGTGGGATTTTAATAAAGGGGCATTGGAATTCTATAATAAACAAGGGTTGCATGATCATATTCATTATTTACGTAAGCCATTGAATAGGTAA
- a CDS encoding bifunctional NUDIX hydrolase/phosphatase PAP2 family protein: MKMPLFNIFVFILSLFSMHSASANIVQPKGAVCVIGDGSHIVLVEELITGKLSLPGGTIDKVKGETPQEAAEREVWEETGLVVTAKELLIEDETAAIFRCVSESDIVAFDLETINGLFRIPSWFAPHYGIETEAVYLSEVYKIPEHKYRYPGQLPLLQQWSLDTASAENKILWVTNLVDQAPKVHQFELDLLSSLRAKIDQLPQVVTLSVKTIFTLINETGKEGFFYFFVIIALVYFGRNSALTLLFGIILSIVLTGLAKQGLGLPRPFVYIPQLQLTEAVGFGMPSMHSMLSVVIYGTFYLILKRLPLSEKILKRYACIFIILIIGQSIARVWLGVHFVSDAIVGLCLGGMVFYHFSNMQKKHGDLLYKVIGGLHFWLLLSVVISGIAFVMAYVNYLYAAAICWGVVAAIMCSKPKVITDVKVKLIALITIVLSVMLARYGVNYLLTQVEASSLNVLVIRTIGNFTVIFGLFVYAAWLPKVIENKFVKR; encoded by the coding sequence ATGAAAATGCCACTATTTAACATATTTGTATTCATTTTATCTCTATTTTCAATGCACAGCGCATCAGCGAATATTGTACAGCCTAAGGGCGCGGTGTGCGTTATTGGTGATGGTAGCCATATTGTTTTAGTTGAAGAGTTAATCACTGGAAAATTGTCACTTCCAGGTGGGACTATTGATAAAGTAAAAGGAGAGACACCTCAAGAAGCAGCAGAAAGAGAGGTATGGGAAGAAACGGGATTAGTTGTTACAGCTAAAGAGCTGCTTATCGAGGATGAAACAGCAGCAATATTTCGTTGTGTAAGTGAATCCGATATTGTTGCGTTTGATCTAGAAACCATTAATGGCTTATTTCGTATACCTTCGTGGTTTGCTCCTCATTACGGTATAGAAACTGAAGCTGTCTATTTAAGTGAAGTCTATAAGATCCCAGAACATAAATATCGTTATCCGGGACAATTACCGTTATTACAACAATGGTCTTTAGATACAGCGAGCGCAGAAAATAAAATATTGTGGGTAACCAATCTTGTAGACCAAGCTCCTAAAGTTCATCAGTTTGAATTAGATTTACTCTCGTCACTTCGCGCGAAAATAGATCAATTACCGCAAGTGGTCACGCTGAGTGTTAAAACGATATTCACCTTAATTAACGAAACTGGCAAGGAAGGCTTCTTCTACTTTTTCGTTATTATAGCGTTGGTTTATTTTGGTCGAAATTCGGCTTTAACCTTATTGTTTGGCATTATTTTATCGATAGTTTTGACAGGGTTGGCAAAGCAAGGTTTAGGTTTACCTCGTCCTTTTGTGTATATACCGCAATTGCAATTAACTGAAGCCGTTGGTTTTGGTATGCCAAGTATGCACAGTATGTTATCTGTTGTGATTTACGGTACTTTTTATTTAATTTTAAAAAGATTACCACTCTCAGAAAAAATATTAAAACGGTACGCATGCATTTTCATTATTCTAATAATAGGACAATCAATTGCTCGAGTTTGGCTCGGTGTTCATTTTGTCTCTGATGCCATTGTTGGTTTGTGTTTGGGTGGAATGGTTTTCTATCATTTCTCAAATATGCAGAAAAAACATGGTGATTTATTATACAAAGTGATTGGGGGGTTACATTTTTGGCTACTGCTAAGTGTGGTTATTAGTGGTATCGCGTTTGTTATGGCGTATGTTAATTACCTATATGCTGCAGCAATATGCTGGGGTGTCGTCGCTGCGATTATGTGTTCTAAACCTAAAGTTATTACGGATGTAAAAGTAAAATTAATTGCATTAATAACCATTGTATTGAGTGTAATGTTAGCTAGGTATGGCGTGAATTATTTATTAACACAAGTTGAAGCGAGTAGTTTGAATGTGTTGGTAATTAGAACTATTGGTAATTTTACCGTTATTTTTGGCCTATTTGTTTATGCCGCATGGTTGCCTAAGGTAATCGAAAATAAGTTCGTTAAACGATAA
- a CDS encoding tetratricopeptide repeat protein: protein MKILLKSLVISASLCSPFVLANSEAHSDYLKGTAYLNQNNYKEAITWLTSAANNGSIEAQNKIGTIYAKGIGTEANTQLATQYFLKAAANQSSMAYYNLGKIYESEEKYSTSIDWYNKAIEENNSNAMNNLADLYLHGKGLVQNTHQAELLYIQAAELGNATAMRNLGFLYTNNKEVKQDMSKAYFWFNLAAEKNFPDADKYRDYTGKKLSKNKRIKVQNEALEWLEQHNS from the coding sequence ATGAAAATACTTTTAAAATCGTTAGTTATATCTGCTTCATTATGCTCACCTTTTGTTCTAGCTAACAGTGAAGCTCATAGTGACTATCTAAAAGGCACAGCTTACTTAAATCAAAATAACTATAAAGAAGCAATTACTTGGTTAACCAGTGCTGCTAATAATGGTTCTATTGAAGCCCAAAACAAAATTGGAACTATTTATGCAAAAGGGATTGGTACTGAAGCAAACACACAGCTTGCTACCCAGTATTTTTTGAAAGCCGCAGCAAACCAAAGCTCTATGGCTTACTATAACCTTGGAAAAATCTACGAATCTGAAGAAAAGTATTCCACATCTATTGATTGGTACAACAAAGCAATTGAAGAAAACAACAGTAATGCAATGAATAACCTTGCAGACTTATATCTTCATGGAAAAGGACTTGTTCAAAATACTCACCAAGCAGAGTTACTGTATATTCAAGCAGCTGAATTAGGTAATGCTACAGCGATGCGTAATCTTGGTTTCTTATACACGAACAATAAAGAAGTTAAACAAGACATGAGCAAAGCGTATTTTTGGTTTAACCTTGCTGCTGAAAAAAACTTCCCAGACGCAGACAAGTACCGTGACTATACCGGGAAAAAGCTAAGTAAAAATAAACGCATTAAAGTTCAAAACGAAGCGCTTGAATGGTTAGAACAACATAACAGTTAA
- a CDS encoding tetratricopeptide repeat protein produces MYWFLFFGSVVCLVLMVLHFQTTEKKKKLTIRQNQQSSHKSPVAPFDDEADKKDKIQRAKNGNITAQLALGADLELVDQNGAIKWYLKAAEQNSQQAFYALVRLYDDNYDDPEATEKSDYWAARLGDSQGDISASLTLGKLYLTGSGCEKDIELGTKTITKLALQNHLESQLFLAQWYQKQQDGHPEGFYWMLKAAYQDDPKAMTTVSSCYYHGIGTQKNVYKAIYWAERGGELKAPESQYRAAQYNQKVSSSHNAVAYIWAYLAVANHNEDAHDLKNELEAILPLENLLSIQNVARKLHGLMEEKPVKKHSVIKLLNKFYVRENYFPPEDIDDECAMYVN; encoded by the coding sequence ATGTATTGGTTCTTATTTTTCGGTAGTGTTGTGTGCCTCGTTTTGATGGTTTTACACTTCCAAACTACAGAAAAGAAAAAAAAGTTAACGATTCGACAAAATCAACAAAGTAGTCATAAATCTCCCGTTGCTCCGTTTGATGACGAAGCGGATAAAAAGGACAAAATTCAACGAGCGAAAAACGGAAATATTACAGCTCAGCTAGCTTTAGGTGCTGATCTTGAATTGGTCGATCAAAATGGAGCGATTAAGTGGTACTTAAAAGCGGCAGAACAAAATAGCCAACAAGCCTTTTATGCTCTAGTGCGCTTATATGATGATAATTATGATGACCCTGAAGCAACAGAAAAGTCTGATTATTGGGCGGCTAGACTGGGTGATAGCCAAGGTGATATCAGTGCATCTTTAACTCTAGGTAAGTTGTACCTCACAGGCTCTGGATGTGAGAAAGATATAGAGCTTGGAACGAAAACAATTACAAAGCTGGCACTGCAAAATCATTTAGAGTCTCAGCTGTTTTTGGCGCAATGGTATCAAAAGCAACAAGATGGACACCCTGAAGGGTTTTATTGGATGCTAAAAGCGGCTTATCAAGACGATCCTAAAGCAATGACAACGGTAAGCTCTTGTTATTACCATGGAATAGGGACGCAGAAAAACGTTTATAAGGCAATTTACTGGGCAGAACGTGGTGGTGAGCTTAAAGCGCCTGAATCACAATACAGAGCGGCTCAATATAACCAAAAGGTATCTTCATCGCATAATGCTGTCGCTTATATTTGGGCTTATTTAGCGGTAGCGAACCATAATGAAGATGCACATGATTTAAAGAATGAACTAGAAGCAATACTGCCTTTAGAGAACTTATTAAGCATTCAAAATGTAGCGAGAAAGCTGCATGGTTTGATGGAAGAAAAACCAGTAAAGAAACATTCAGTGATTAAATTACTAAATAAATTCTACGTGAGAGAGAACTATTTCCCACCAGAAGATATTGATGATGAATGTGCTATGTATGTGAATTAA
- a CDS encoding amino acid ABC transporter ATP-binding protein, whose translation MENQQDYMIQLEDMNKWYGQFHVLKNINLKVKKGEKIVICGPSGSGKSTMIRCINRLEEHQRGHIYVSGTELTEDLKNIEAVRKEVGMCFQHFNLFPHLTVLENCTLAPIWVKKMPKAEAEALAMQYLERVKIPDQADKYPGQLSGGQQQRVAIARSLCMNPQVMLFDEPTSALDPEMVREVLDVMVELASEGMTMLCVTHEMGFAKEVADRVIFMDAGEIIEENNPVDFFENPQSDRTQLFLSQILHH comes from the coding sequence ATGGAAAATCAACAAGATTATATGATCCAACTAGAAGACATGAACAAATGGTATGGTCAATTTCATGTTTTAAAAAACATTAACTTAAAGGTTAAAAAAGGCGAAAAGATCGTTATTTGTGGACCTTCTGGTTCTGGAAAATCAACAATGATCCGCTGTATTAATCGACTAGAAGAGCACCAAAGAGGACACATCTATGTTTCTGGTACAGAATTAACAGAAGATCTAAAAAACATCGAAGCGGTAAGAAAAGAAGTTGGAATGTGTTTTCAGCACTTTAATCTCTTCCCTCACCTAACGGTGTTAGAAAACTGTACTCTCGCTCCTATTTGGGTAAAGAAAATGCCTAAAGCAGAGGCTGAAGCCTTAGCAATGCAATATCTTGAACGTGTAAAGATCCCTGATCAAGCAGATAAATACCCAGGACAACTCTCTGGTGGACAACAACAGCGTGTAGCTATCGCCCGATCATTATGTATGAATCCGCAAGTGATGCTATTTGATGAACCAACATCGGCACTTGACCCTGAAATGGTTCGAGAAGTATTGGATGTAATGGTTGAACTGGCAAGTGAAGGCATGACAATGCTGTGTGTTACACACGAGATGGGCTTTGCTAAAGAAGTGGCAGATAGAGTGATATTTATGGATGCAGGCGAAATCATAGAAGAGAACAACCCTGTCGATTTCTTTGAAAACCCACAATCAGATCGAACTCAATTGTTCTTAAGTCAGATCTTGCATCATTAA
- a CDS encoding ATP-binding protein — MKELYRYVLFTFLLIFSQLSFANWDLIDNQPIEISAQATNIEADIRALPEQHFFSNNDYAQVKRLLSTTILQQKKHAASLKEALTAYRNDSSNENWIAVENVHQSLTSLNLSKEQLLKLTDTTTREQLTGFGPYGVTQFYSELSITQLNIEYYLHYQIRSFKSLLKDLTISPVPIISVIFKVLFVFFIFSWWMKNSTRLINDFKTSKLENTTSKPNFFIRTIWYLTRAHKAIAWLLLITVTLRIVSTLPSLQHLIFLEIFTWWILGGSIAVSLILEFIYRNSKHNKKEIIALRLSTIRHYVWGIIVAGVILQISSRTLGQGTIYAWINSLVYLFFILLTIHTLRKWKPTVFERIERVEPVPISIQWAIRNKNTFLISIAATACGAAWLSWRALQHSIIALLSQYAAFSHALAYLFRIEVAKQTEVAREQSNLVRVKGTAAFDYIAPGSEDSELIEDYAKDEMSALSRYLLTESPAVCVLSGERGVGTTTLLNRILNKVKNATPIYINCPYDGYSALLPELAKQLGLDEESSERDILQYLRNSDTCYLLAFDSAQRLVKPKVNGLADLMKLTNLLRRARKSHRVVLAIEKSCWRFIDRARGERLLFDLVTFMPKWDEKQIGQLLESRITLSENQPTISFDGLVLPRQWDEENLTEEERARNGFYRILWDYSDGNPTVALRFFRLSLHRDKDTDAILVRLFRAPHSDDLETMPKPMLAVLRSIVQLEVASPADVCDCSRLSMAEVISTLRYFQSRGYIEWSDDKARISDHWFRHITNVLHRQHLLVK, encoded by the coding sequence ATGAAAGAACTCTATCGTTACGTTTTATTTACTTTTTTGTTGATATTCTCTCAGCTCAGTTTTGCCAATTGGGATCTCATTGATAATCAACCAATAGAGATTAGCGCTCAAGCGACAAATATTGAGGCGGATATTCGTGCACTTCCTGAACAGCATTTTTTTTCAAATAACGATTATGCTCAAGTAAAACGTCTGCTTTCCACTACTATTCTGCAGCAAAAAAAGCATGCTGCGAGTCTTAAAGAGGCATTAACGGCTTATCGAAATGACAGCAGTAATGAAAACTGGATAGCTGTAGAAAACGTTCACCAATCTCTTACTTCACTAAACCTAAGTAAAGAACAATTGCTTAAACTAACGGACACCACAACACGAGAGCAATTAACCGGTTTTGGCCCTTATGGTGTAACTCAATTTTACTCTGAATTGTCGATTACCCAACTTAATATTGAATATTATCTCCATTACCAAATTCGTAGCTTTAAAAGCTTATTAAAAGATTTAACTATTTCACCAGTTCCTATTATTAGTGTCATTTTTAAAGTCCTTTTTGTGTTCTTTATTTTTAGTTGGTGGATGAAAAACAGCACTCGACTTATTAATGATTTCAAAACATCAAAACTAGAAAATACTACAAGTAAACCGAATTTCTTTATCAGAACGATTTGGTATTTAACTCGTGCACATAAAGCAATTGCTTGGTTATTATTAATCACGGTAACGTTACGAATTGTATCTACATTACCGAGCTTACAGCATTTAATATTCTTAGAAATATTCACTTGGTGGATTTTAGGTGGTTCTATTGCCGTCAGCCTTATTCTTGAATTTATTTATCGTAATAGTAAGCACAATAAAAAAGAGATTATTGCTTTGCGACTCTCAACCATCCGTCACTATGTTTGGGGGATAATTGTTGCTGGCGTTATTTTGCAAATATCATCACGTACATTAGGACAAGGAACGATCTATGCGTGGATAAATTCTCTGGTTTATTTATTTTTTATACTTCTTACTATTCATACATTAAGAAAATGGAAACCAACGGTTTTCGAAAGAATCGAGCGTGTCGAACCTGTTCCGATATCGATCCAATGGGCAATACGAAATAAAAATACCTTTTTAATCTCAATTGCTGCTACCGCTTGTGGTGCTGCTTGGTTATCTTGGCGTGCGCTTCAACATTCGATCATTGCTTTATTATCGCAATATGCCGCTTTTAGCCACGCTTTAGCCTACCTATTTAGAATTGAAGTTGCCAAACAAACCGAAGTAGCACGTGAGCAATCCAATCTTGTTCGTGTTAAAGGTACGGCAGCTTTTGATTACATTGCTCCTGGTTCTGAAGATTCAGAGCTTATTGAAGACTATGCTAAAGATGAAATGTCCGCTCTTTCACGTTACTTATTAACCGAAAGTCCTGCGGTATGCGTGCTATCTGGTGAACGTGGTGTAGGTACAACTACCCTTCTTAATCGTATTTTAAATAAAGTAAAAAACGCGACACCGATTTATATTAATTGCCCATACGATGGCTATTCTGCTTTGCTTCCTGAGCTGGCAAAACAATTAGGGCTAGATGAAGAATCAAGTGAGCGTGATATTCTTCAATACCTACGTAACAGCGATACTTGTTATCTGCTTGCATTTGATAGTGCGCAACGGTTAGTAAAACCCAAAGTGAATGGCTTAGCCGATTTAATGAAGCTGACTAATTTATTGCGCCGAGCTCGTAAAAGTCACCGAGTGGTACTGGCTATTGAAAAATCGTGCTGGCGCTTTATTGATCGCGCTCGTGGTGAACGATTACTATTTGATTTAGTCACTTTTATGCCTAAATGGGATGAAAAGCAAATTGGCCAATTATTAGAATCGCGAATTACGTTATCTGAAAACCAACCAACGATTTCATTTGATGGTTTAGTACTACCAAGACAGTGGGATGAAGAGAACTTAACCGAAGAAGAACGAGCGAGAAATGGATTCTATCGTATTCTTTGGGATTACTCTGATGGTAACCCTACGGTAGCTCTTCGCTTCTTTAGACTATCACTTCACCGTGATAAAGACACTGATGCAATTTTGGTTCGTTTATTTAGAGCGCCACACTCTGATGATTTAGAAACCATGCCAAAACCTATGTTGGCGGTGCTTAGATCAATTGTACAGTTGGAGGTCGCCTCTCCTGCCGATGTATGTGATTGTAGCCGCTTAAGTATGGCTGAAGTTATCAGTACACTTCGTTATTTCCAAAGTCGTGGCTACATTGAATGGAGTGATGATAAAGCAAGGATCTCCGATCACTGGTTCCGTCACATTACTAATGTTCTTCATCGTCAACATTTATTGGTGAAATAA